The DNA region GCTTTTCGCAGGCTTTCTTTAAGCCCACGAGAATCTTATTGCGATCGAACGATTCCCGCCGTCCGTCCTTTTTCACGACAACCGGGAGAATCTCTTCGACACGTTCGTAGGTGGTATAACGACGCTTACACCCAAGGCACTCGCGACGGCGACGGATGACCTCGCCTTCCTTGGCCATACGAGAGTCAACCACCTTGTCTTCGAGCTCATCACAGAACGGACATTTCACCGGTGGCGACCCTGTCCCCTTGCTAGTGGCTGGTTAGTACTGATGGATGAAGGGGAACCGACTGTTCAATGCCTTTGCCTCAGCCCGTACTGCTTCCAGCACCGCCGGCTCTTGCCGATGTTGCAGCACGCGGTCGACCAGCCCCACGATCTGCTTCATCTCAGGCTCTCGCATGCCGCGCGTCGACACGATCGGCGTTCCAAGGCGAATTCCGCTGGCCACGGCCGGTGGCTTCTCATCGTACGGCACCGCATTCTTGTTGACGATAATCCCCGCGGCATCGAGCGCCGCATCGGCATCTTTCCCCGTAATATCCTTGTTCGACAAGTTGAGGAGCATCAGATGTGTATCAGTCCCCCCGGAGACGATCTTATACCCACGCTCCACCAACCCCTGCGCCAAGGCCTTGGCATTGGCCAGGACCTGTTGCTGATAACGCTTGAACCCTGGAGAGAGAGCCTCTTGAAACGCAACGGCTTTGGCCGCGATCACATGCATGAGCGGTCCGCCTTGTAATCCAGGGAACACCAGCTTGTCGACTCCCTTGGCGTACTCGGCTTTGCACATCGTCACACCCCCACGCGGGCCACGCAGCGTTTTGTGGGTCGTTGTGGTCACAAAGTCCGCATAGGGAACAGGGTTCGGGTGAAGTCCCGCCGCGATAAGCCCGGCGATATGGGCGATATCGACAAGTAAATAGGCACCGACTGATTTCGCAATCTGCTGAAACCGCGGGAAATCGAGGATCCGCGCATAGGCGCTCGCCCCCACCACGATCATGCGCGGACGGCATTCCTCAGCTACCTTCTGCACCGCATCATAGTCGATGGTTTCGGTCTGGCGATCAACGCCATAGGAGAAGACCCGAAAGAGAATGCCGGAGAAATTGACTTTGCTGCCATGCGTCAAATGGCCGCCCTGAGCCAGATCCATCCCGAGAATCGTATCACCCGGTTTTAAGACCGACAGATAGGCTGCCATGTTGGCCTGCGACCCTGAGTGCGGCTGGACATTGACATGTTCCGCACCAAAGATCTGCTTGCATCGCTGAATAGCCAGGTCTTCGACGGCATCAGCATGCTGACAACCGCCGTAATACCGCTTTCCAGAGTAACCCTCGGCGTATTTATTGGTGAGCAACGAGCCCTGGGCGGCAAGCACCGCTGGGCTGGCGAAATTCTCCGAGGCAATCAGGAGCAACTTTTCACGTTGCCGGACCTCTTCAGACTCAATCGCGGCATAAACCGCGGGATCTACCGCTTTTAGTGCATCCAATGAGCCGATCGCGTCCTGCATCATGCTGTCATCACCCCTCAGTTATGAAGCGGAAGGTTCTTCTGCCTCTTGTTTCTTCACCACGCAAACCGTCACGGTCGCGACCACATCCCTGGGCATCTTAATGGGTACGGACACCGTGCCCAACTCCTTGATCGGGTGTGCGAGTTGGATCTTCCGCCGATCCACTGTGACACCCTGCGCAGCCAGTCCTTCAGCGATATCTTTGGTGGTAACGGAGCCGAACATCTTATCGTCTTTGCCGACCTGCGCCTCGATCGTCAGCGACACCGCCGACACTTTCTTGGCATGGGCTTCGATCTCCAGCTTCTCTTTCTTCGCCTTCTCAGCCGCCACCCGTTTCACATGCTCGAACGCCTTCATGCTTCGGCTGTCGGCTTCGACAGCCTTACGCCTCGGCAACAAGTAGTTTCTCGCAAACCCATCGGCGACGTTGATGAGATCGCCGAGATGCCCAACCCCTTCCAGGGTCTCTTGAAGAATAACTTTCATAGCCCTACTCCTTCACATAATAAAGTGCCAGAGAATACTGAGCTGGCCGCGAAATGTCAATTCGGAGGGATACGGGTGGGGACACCTATGGAATGATACCGAGCGCACGGCCCGCTTTGGAAAACGCCGCCACCGCCTGTTGAAGCTGCGGCTTGGTATGGGCCGCCGACATTTGGGTCCTGATCCTCGCCTGCCCTTGCGGCACGACGGGATAGCTGAAGCCGACGACATAGACCCCTTCGGTGAGCAGCGCCTCAGCCATTGAAGTGGCAAGAACGGCATCACCCAGCAGCACTGGGATAATGGGATGCTCACCTGGAACAAGCCGAAAACCGAGCTTGCTCAACTCACCCCTAAAAAATACAGCGTTGGCCCGCAGCTGTTGCCGGAGATGATCGCCTTGCTCGACGAGCCCAAGCGCACAGAGCGCCCCTGCCGTGATAGGGGGGGGAAGGGAGTTCGAAAACAAGTAGGGCCTCGACCGTTGCCGGAGAAGTTCAACGATTTCGGTTTTGCCGGAGGTAAAGCCGCCCGTCGCGCCTCCGAGTGTCTTGCCCAAAGTGCTTGTCATGATCTCGATGCGGTCTGCCACGCCAAAGTGAGCCGGGGTGCCCCTCCCCTTTGGACCAAGCACCCCAGTGGCATGGCTGTCATCGACAATTACAGCCGCGTCATACCGTTCCGCCAGCTCCACGATTTGATCCAGCTTGGCCAGGTCACCGTCCATCGAAAACACGCCATCCGTGACGATGAGTCGAAGGCGACAGTCACCTGCTTCCCGAAGTCGCGCTTCGAGATCTGCCATATCGGAATGGGCGTACCGAAATCGTTTAGCCTTACAGAGGCGGATCCCATCGATCAGACTCGCATGATTCAATGCGTCGCTGATGACCGCATCCTTCTCATCCAACAACACTTCAAAGAGCCCGCCATTCGCATCGAAGCAGGAACTATAGAGAATCGTGTCCTCAGTACCGAGGAACGCACTGACGGCCTGTTCCAGCTGCTTGTGCAGATTTTGCGTGCCGCAAATAAACCGCACCGAGGCCATGCCATACCCATGTGTGTCCAACCCCGTTTTCGCCGCCTGGACGATCGCCGGATGATTCGCGAGTCCCAGATAATTGTTGGCGCAGAGGTTCAACACCGAGCCCTGAGAAACCCGAATGTCCGAACCTTGTGGACTCAGAATGCGCCGCTCGGCTTTATACAGGCCTTTGGCGCGGATGTCGGCGAGTTGGGTCTCGAGAACGTATTTGAGCGATGTGTAGGCCATGATTAGAACAGGACTGAGAGATGAGGACTGAGTGGAGACCTCTGCTTTTCCCTCAGTCCTACTATGGGAATAACACTACTTTCCCGCATCGTCCCGACTGAATCAAGTCAAAGCCGGTCGCAAACTCTTTCAGTGGGAACGTATGGGTGATGACCGGCCGAATATTGAGGCCAGCTTTGAAGAGACCGGCCAGCCGGTACCAGGTCCCAAACAACCGCCGTCCGGTAATTCCATACACACGGATCCCCTTGAAGATCATTTCGTTGGGAAGATCAAAGGTCACGGGGCCGGTCGGAATGCCGAACAGCGTGACCCGCCCACCGTTCTTCACAGCTCGAAAGGCCTGATGCAGCGCCGTGGGGTCCCCTGACATCTCCAACGACGCATCAACCCCTTCACCGGCGGTGATCTCCATGATCGCTGCCGCAAGTTGTTCCGGAGATTCCGTCTTGGCGTTGAGGATATGATCGGCACCAACTTGCTTGGCCAACCCAAGCCGGTAGTCACTGATATCTGACGCAATAATCATCGCCGCTCCGGCGGTTCGTGCCACGGCCGCGGCAAACAAACCGGTCGGGCCACAGCCCGTAATCAACACCGTCTGGCCGGTCAAGTCTTCAGCCAGGGCGGCGTCGACGGCATTGCCGATTGGTTCCTGGAGACAGGCTAACTCAGGCGGAATGTTCGGATCTGTTTTCCACAGGACGCCTTCAGGTAACGCAACATACTGCGCATAGGATCCGTCTCGGTCGATTCCGAGGATCTTGTAATTTTTGCATACATGCGCCAATCCCGTCCGGCATTGAAAACAGGCCCCACAGGTCAGGTGCGATTCGGCGGCAACATAGTCTCCAATCTTGACGAGAGACACCTCGCGTCCGACCTCCACGACGTGGCCGCACAATTCATGGCCGATCACCCGTGGCGGATGGAT from Candidatus Nitrospira nitrosa includes:
- a CDS encoding glycine C-acetyltransferase — protein: MAYTSLKYVLETQLADIRAKGLYKAERRILSPQGSDIRVSQGSVLNLCANNYLGLANHPAIVQAAKTGLDTHGYGMASVRFICGTQNLHKQLEQAVSAFLGTEDTILYSSCFDANGGLFEVLLDEKDAVISDALNHASLIDGIRLCKAKRFRYAHSDMADLEARLREAGDCRLRLIVTDGVFSMDGDLAKLDQIVELAERYDAAVIVDDSHATGVLGPKGRGTPAHFGVADRIEIMTSTLGKTLGGATGGFTSGKTEIVELLRQRSRPYLFSNSLPPPITAGALCALGLVEQGDHLRQQLRANAVFFRGELSKLGFRLVPGEHPIIPVLLGDAVLATSMAEALLTEGVYVVGFSYPVVPQGQARIRTQMSAAHTKPQLQQAVAAFSKAGRALGIIP
- the rplI gene encoding 50S ribosomal protein L9 gives rise to the protein MKVILQETLEGVGHLGDLINVADGFARNYLLPRRKAVEADSRSMKAFEHVKRVAAEKAKKEKLEIEAHAKKVSAVSLTIEAQVGKDDKMFGSVTTKDIAEGLAAQGVTVDRRKIQLAHPIKELGTVSVPIKMPRDVVATVTVCVVKKQEAEEPSAS
- the tdh gene encoding L-threonine 3-dehydrogenase; this translates as MQALVKTVAGPGLTLTDWADPVPGPHDVVVKVAATSLCGTDAHIYRWDEWAQRRIHPPRVIGHELCGHVVEVGREVSLVKIGDYVAAESHLTCGACFQCRTGLAHVCKNYKILGIDRDGSYAQYVALPEGVLWKTDPNIPPELACLQEPIGNAVDAALAEDLTGQTVLITGCGPTGLFAAAVARTAGAAMIIASDISDYRLGLAKQVGADHILNAKTESPEQLAAAIMEITAGEGVDASLEMSGDPTALHQAFRAVKNGGRVTLFGIPTGPVTFDLPNEMIFKGIRVYGITGRRLFGTWYRLAGLFKAGLNIRPVITHTFPLKEFATGFDLIQSGRCGKVVLFP
- a CDS encoding serine hydroxymethyltransferase, translated to MDALKAVDPAVYAAIESEEVRQREKLLLIASENFASPAVLAAQGSLLTNKYAEGYSGKRYYGGCQHADAVEDLAIQRCKQIFGAEHVNVQPHSGSQANMAAYLSVLKPGDTILGMDLAQGGHLTHGSKVNFSGILFRVFSYGVDRQTETIDYDAVQKVAEECRPRMIVVGASAYARILDFPRFQQIAKSVGAYLLVDIAHIAGLIAAGLHPNPVPYADFVTTTTHKTLRGPRGGVTMCKAEYAKGVDKLVFPGLQGGPLMHVIAAKAVAFQEALSPGFKRYQQQVLANAKALAQGLVERGYKIVSGGTDTHLMLLNLSNKDITGKDADAALDAAGIIVNKNAVPYDEKPPAVASGIRLGTPIVSTRGMREPEMKQIVGLVDRVLQHRQEPAVLEAVRAEAKALNSRFPFIHQY